Proteins found in one Panicum hallii strain FIL2 chromosome 4, PHallii_v3.1, whole genome shotgun sequence genomic segment:
- the LOC112888407 gene encoding RING-H2 finger protein ATL32-like, with product MTTPRHHAPPPPLLAALALLLMLAGPAAAQPPSRDKDNGGGGGGFGMQNQPPGFSAPMVVLLVALIAAFFFIGFFSVYMRRCGRGASSDGPAIPAAALLALSRQEQRDQQQRGLDPAVLASFPTMRYAEAKELRVGGKDAALECAVCLSEFEGDEELRLLPRCSHAFHTDCIGEWLAGHVTCPVCRCNLDPGQELAAAEADSSGEVAAEHEATDQVVIGVTHEGAEDEEETRREEAMELERIGSQRRAVRSRSGRPPPPPLVPRSHSTGHSLAARLDGDLERFTLRLPEHVRREMVAAGEESLRRTGPAGRDREGRAGAGARSARLGRSDRWPSFITRTFSSRVPFWSASRRAAPDAEAAVVAAGMEASTAAARTKREKTATAADGGTVTPPKGSVRFDCLGGGATAVSAARVGAAAGDSETEDDDEEKAIARHA from the coding sequence ATGACGACGCCCCGCCAccatgcgccgccgccgccgctgctcgccgcgcTTGCTCTGCTGCTGATGCTCGCCGGGCCCGCCGCGGCGCAGCCGCCGTCGCGGGACAAGGacaacggcggcggaggaggagggttCGGCATGCAGAACCAGCCGCCGGGCTTCAGCGCGCCCATGGTCGTGCTCCTGGTGGCGCTCATCGCGGCCTTCTTCTtcatcggcttcttctccgTGTACATGCGCCGGTGCGGGCGGGGCGCCTCCTCGGACGGGCCTGCCATCCCGGCCGCCGCGCTGCTCGCGCTGTCGCGGCAGGAGCAGCGGGACCAGCAGCAGCGCGGGCTCGACCCCGCCGTGCTCGCGTCGTTCCCGACGATGAGGTACGCGGAGGCCaaggagctccgggtcgggggcAAGGACGCCGCGCTCGAGTGCGCGGTCTGCCTCAGCGAGTTCGAGGGCGACGAGGAGCTCCGGCTGCTGCCCCGGTGCAGCCACGCCTTCCACACGGACTGCATCGGGGAGTGGCTCGCCGGCCACGTCACCTGCCCCGTCTGCCGGTGCAACCTCGACCCCGGTCAGGAGCtcgcggcggccgaggcggacAGCTCCGGCGAGGTGGCCGCGGAGCACGAGGCCACGGATCAGGTGGTCATCGGCGTGACCCACGAGGGcgccgaggacgaggaggaaacgaggagggaggaggcgatGGAGCTGGAGCGGATCGGGAGCCAGCGCCGCGCGGTGCGGTCGCGGTcggggcggccgccgccgccgccgctcgtcccGCGGTCGCACTCCACGGGCCACTCCCTCGCGGCGCGCCTCGACGGCGACCTCGAGCGATTCACGCTGCGGCTGCCGGAGCACGTGCGCAGGGAGATGGTCGCGGCGGGCGAGGAGAGCCTGCGCCGCACGGGGCCGGCGGGGCGGGACCGGGaaggccgcgccggcgccggcgcccggagcgcgcggctcgggcggtcgGACCGGTGGCCGTCGTTCATCACGCGGACGTTCTCGTCGAGGGTCCCGTTCTGGTCCGCGTCGAGGAGGGCGGCGCCCGACGCGGAGGCCGCCGTGGTAGCGGCAGGGATGGAGgcgtccacggcggcggcgaggaccaAGCGTGAGAAgacggccaccgcggcggacggcggcacCGTGACCCCGCCCAAGGGGAGCGTCCGCTTCGActgcctcggcggcggcgccactgCCGTCTCGGCCGCGAGGGTcggcgccgcggccggcgaCAGCGAgaccgaggacgacgacgaggagaaGGCGATCGCCCGGCACGCCTGA
- the LOC112890858 gene encoding chaperone protein dnaJ 1, mitochondrial isoform X2, with protein MGRFGWLRHASRSLALRLGEVAAQRSTWVRQNAPCSSTGMYIGDKYNGRFMLLSFISSRSFHATGHCCSIDKDYYKILGVPKDASQDDIKKAFHSLAKKYHPDTNRGNAATKRMFQEIRDAYETLRDPSKREQYDMLFSRGSRGKFDGSYHDTFSGSNNQNHDPFTEFHRQNDGHFSSRFYKIFSEVFQQATNMHANDIKVELNLSFSEAAKGCIKQVSFSAKNVCDSCGGRGHLANAKKYVCPSCKGLGRVSTCCYFQSFRADMYGSYVLGLYCWFMQITSYPFTTTCGFCRGAGKVIMDHCLTCEGSGVVDGMKNVEVKLPAGIDSGDTIHVRDAGDSGGLGTQHGSLYIKIQVANDPVFRRDGADIHVNKKISFTQAMLGGMVEIPTLNGTTEVKIPKGVQPGHVLVLRGKGLPNLSGYFGDQYVQFQIHFPSVVSERQRALLEEFILEEATKEQNTSIVGNWLYQQLSTG; from the exons ATGGGCCGGTTCGGGTGGCTCCGGCACGCCTCCAGGTCACTCGCGCTCCGCTTAGGAGAG GTGGCTGCGCAGAGGAGCACATGGGTTCGGCAGAATGCAC CTTGCAGCTCTACTGGCATGTATATTGGTGATAAGTACAATGGCCGATTCATGCTGTTGTCATTTATATCAAGCAGGAGTTTTCATGCTACAG GTCACTGCTGTTCGATAGATAAAGATTATTACAAAATTCTTGGTGTTCCTAAGGATGCATCGCAGGATGACATCAAGAAGGCTTTTCATTCT CTTGCAAAAAAGTACCATCCGGACACAAATAGAGGCAATGCTGCTACAAAAAGGATGTTTCAGGAAATAAGAGATGCATACGAG ACATTACGGGATCCTTCAAAGAGAGAGCAATATGACATG CTATTCTCTAGAGGGTCAAGGGGGAAGTTTGATGGGTCTTATCACGACACATTCTCAGGATCCAACAATCAGAACCATGACCCTTTCACAGAATTCCACAGACAGAATGATGGCCATTTCTCTAGTAGATTCTATAAAATATTTTCTGAG GTTTTCCAACAAGCGACAAATATGCATGCAAATGATATTAAG GTAGAGTTGAATCTATCTTTCAGTGAAGCTGCCAAAGGGTGCATAAAGCAAGTGTCCTTTAGTGCAAAAAATGTTTGTGATTCGTGTG GTGGGAGAGGTCACTTGGCAAATGCAAAGAAATATGTTTGTCCCTCTTGTAAAGGTTTAGGAAGAGTAAGTACTTGCTGTTACTTTCAAAGTTTTCGTGCAGATATGTATGGTTCATATGTTTTGGGATTATACTGCTGGTTTATGCAGATCACTTCATATCCATTCACAACCACCTGTGGTTTTTGCAGAGGTGCTGGGAAAGTAATTATG GATCACTGCTTGACATGCGAAGGTTCAGGGGTGGTAGATGGTATGAAAAATGTAGAAGTGAAGCTCCCAGCAG GAATTGATTCTGGTGATACAATTCATGTAAGGGACGCTGGAGATAGTGGTGGACTTGGCACCCAGCATGGAAGTCTATACATCAAAATTCAA GTAGCAAATGATCCAGTGTTTAGGCGAGATGGTGCTGATATACATGTCAATAAAAAGATAAGCTTCACACAG GCAATGCTTGGTGGCATGGTTGAAATACCTACTTTAAATGGCACAACAGAAGTGAAG ATACCCAAAGGAGTCCAACCAGGTCATGTTTTAGTTTTAAGGGGAAAAG GGTTGCCAAATCTGTCGGGATACTTTGGGGATCAATATGTACAATTCCAAATTCATTTCCCCTC GGTGGTCTCTGAACGTCAACGTGCGCTGCTGGAAGAATTTATATTAGAGGAAGCTACAAAAGAACAGAATACTTCTATAGTAGGAAACTG GCTTTATCAGCAGCTCTCTACTGGTTAA
- the LOC112890858 gene encoding chaperone protein dnaJ 1, mitochondrial isoform X3, producing MGRFGWLRHASRSLALRLGEVAAQRSTWVRQNAPCSSTGMYIGDKYNGRFMLLSFISSRSFHATGHCCSIDKDYYKILGVPKDASQDDIKKAFHSLAKKYHPDTNRGNAATKRMFQEIRDAYETLRDPSKREQYDMLFSRGSRGKFDGSYHDTFSGSNNQNHDPFTEFHRQNDGHFSSRFYKIFSEVFQQATNMHANDIKVELNLSFSEAAKGCIKQVSFSAKNVCDSCGGRGHLANAKKYVCPSCKGLGRITSYPFTTTCGFCRGAGKVIMDHCLTCEGSGVVDGMKNVEVKLPAGIDSGDTIHVRDAGDSGGLGTQHGSLYIKIQVANDPVFRRDGADIHVNKKISFTQAMLGGMVEIPTLNGTTEVKIPKGVQPGHVLVLRGKGLPNLSGYFGDQYVQFQIHFPSVVSERQRALLEEFILEEATKEQNTSIVGNWWELVAENMTGKNVMVGAGILLLIHLILSKAVS from the exons ATGGGCCGGTTCGGGTGGCTCCGGCACGCCTCCAGGTCACTCGCGCTCCGCTTAGGAGAG GTGGCTGCGCAGAGGAGCACATGGGTTCGGCAGAATGCAC CTTGCAGCTCTACTGGCATGTATATTGGTGATAAGTACAATGGCCGATTCATGCTGTTGTCATTTATATCAAGCAGGAGTTTTCATGCTACAG GTCACTGCTGTTCGATAGATAAAGATTATTACAAAATTCTTGGTGTTCCTAAGGATGCATCGCAGGATGACATCAAGAAGGCTTTTCATTCT CTTGCAAAAAAGTACCATCCGGACACAAATAGAGGCAATGCTGCTACAAAAAGGATGTTTCAGGAAATAAGAGATGCATACGAG ACATTACGGGATCCTTCAAAGAGAGAGCAATATGACATG CTATTCTCTAGAGGGTCAAGGGGGAAGTTTGATGGGTCTTATCACGACACATTCTCAGGATCCAACAATCAGAACCATGACCCTTTCACAGAATTCCACAGACAGAATGATGGCCATTTCTCTAGTAGATTCTATAAAATATTTTCTGAG GTTTTCCAACAAGCGACAAATATGCATGCAAATGATATTAAG GTAGAGTTGAATCTATCTTTCAGTGAAGCTGCCAAAGGGTGCATAAAGCAAGTGTCCTTTAGTGCAAAAAATGTTTGTGATTCGTGTG GTGGGAGAGGTCACTTGGCAAATGCAAAGAAATATGTTTGTCCCTCTTGTAAAGGTTTAGGAAGA ATCACTTCATATCCATTCACAACCACCTGTGGTTTTTGCAGAGGTGCTGGGAAAGTAATTATG GATCACTGCTTGACATGCGAAGGTTCAGGGGTGGTAGATGGTATGAAAAATGTAGAAGTGAAGCTCCCAGCAG GAATTGATTCTGGTGATACAATTCATGTAAGGGACGCTGGAGATAGTGGTGGACTTGGCACCCAGCATGGAAGTCTATACATCAAAATTCAA GTAGCAAATGATCCAGTGTTTAGGCGAGATGGTGCTGATATACATGTCAATAAAAAGATAAGCTTCACACAG GCAATGCTTGGTGGCATGGTTGAAATACCTACTTTAAATGGCACAACAGAAGTGAAG ATACCCAAAGGAGTCCAACCAGGTCATGTTTTAGTTTTAAGGGGAAAAG GGTTGCCAAATCTGTCGGGATACTTTGGGGATCAATATGTACAATTCCAAATTCATTTCCCCTC GGTGGTCTCTGAACGTCAACGTGCGCTGCTGGAAGAATTTATATTAGAGGAAGCTACAAAAGAACAGAATACTTCTATAGTAGGAAACTG GTGGGAGCTAGTCGCAGAAAATATGACGGGGAAAAATGTCATGGTCGGAGCCGGCATCCTCCTACTGATTCACCTGATACTGAGCAAGGCTGTGAGCTAA
- the LOC112890858 gene encoding chaperone protein dnaJ 1, mitochondrial isoform X4: protein MHTRRTLRDPSKREQYDMLFSRGSRGKFDGSYHDTFSGSNNQNHDPFTEFHRQNDGHFSSRFYKIFSEVFQQATNMHANDIKVELNLSFSEAAKGCIKQVSFSAKNVCDSCGGRGHLANAKKYVCPSCKGLGRVSTCCYFQSFRADMYGSYVLGLYCWFMQITSYPFTTTCGFCRGAGKVIMDHCLTCEGSGVVDGMKNVEVKLPAGIDSGDTIHVRDAGDSGGLGTQHGSLYIKIQVANDPVFRRDGADIHVNKKISFTQAMLGGMVEIPTLNGTTEVKIPKGVQPGHVLVLRGKGLPNLSGYFGDQYVQFQIHFPSVVSERQRALLEEFILEEATKEQNTSIVGNWWELVAENMTGKNVMVGAGILLLIHLILSKAVS, encoded by the exons ATGCATACGAGGCGA ACATTACGGGATCCTTCAAAGAGAGAGCAATATGACATG CTATTCTCTAGAGGGTCAAGGGGGAAGTTTGATGGGTCTTATCACGACACATTCTCAGGATCCAACAATCAGAACCATGACCCTTTCACAGAATTCCACAGACAGAATGATGGCCATTTCTCTAGTAGATTCTATAAAATATTTTCTGAG GTTTTCCAACAAGCGACAAATATGCATGCAAATGATATTAAG GTAGAGTTGAATCTATCTTTCAGTGAAGCTGCCAAAGGGTGCATAAAGCAAGTGTCCTTTAGTGCAAAAAATGTTTGTGATTCGTGTG GTGGGAGAGGTCACTTGGCAAATGCAAAGAAATATGTTTGTCCCTCTTGTAAAGGTTTAGGAAGAGTAAGTACTTGCTGTTACTTTCAAAGTTTTCGTGCAGATATGTATGGTTCATATGTTTTGGGATTATACTGCTGGTTTATGCAGATCACTTCATATCCATTCACAACCACCTGTGGTTTTTGCAGAGGTGCTGGGAAAGTAATTATG GATCACTGCTTGACATGCGAAGGTTCAGGGGTGGTAGATGGTATGAAAAATGTAGAAGTGAAGCTCCCAGCAG GAATTGATTCTGGTGATACAATTCATGTAAGGGACGCTGGAGATAGTGGTGGACTTGGCACCCAGCATGGAAGTCTATACATCAAAATTCAA GTAGCAAATGATCCAGTGTTTAGGCGAGATGGTGCTGATATACATGTCAATAAAAAGATAAGCTTCACACAG GCAATGCTTGGTGGCATGGTTGAAATACCTACTTTAAATGGCACAACAGAAGTGAAG ATACCCAAAGGAGTCCAACCAGGTCATGTTTTAGTTTTAAGGGGAAAAG GGTTGCCAAATCTGTCGGGATACTTTGGGGATCAATATGTACAATTCCAAATTCATTTCCCCTC GGTGGTCTCTGAACGTCAACGTGCGCTGCTGGAAGAATTTATATTAGAGGAAGCTACAAAAGAACAGAATACTTCTATAGTAGGAAACTG GTGGGAGCTAGTCGCAGAAAATATGACGGGGAAAAATGTCATGGTCGGAGCCGGCATCCTCCTACTGATTCACCTGATACTGAGCAAGGCTGTGAGCTAA
- the LOC112890858 gene encoding chaperone protein dnaJ 1, mitochondrial isoform X1: MGRFGWLRHASRSLALRLGEVAAQRSTWVRQNAPCSSTGMYIGDKYNGRFMLLSFISSRSFHATGHCCSIDKDYYKILGVPKDASQDDIKKAFHSLAKKYHPDTNRGNAATKRMFQEIRDAYETLRDPSKREQYDMLFSRGSRGKFDGSYHDTFSGSNNQNHDPFTEFHRQNDGHFSSRFYKIFSEVFQQATNMHANDIKVELNLSFSEAAKGCIKQVSFSAKNVCDSCGGRGHLANAKKYVCPSCKGLGRVSTCCYFQSFRADMYGSYVLGLYCWFMQITSYPFTTTCGFCRGAGKVIMDHCLTCEGSGVVDGMKNVEVKLPAGIDSGDTIHVRDAGDSGGLGTQHGSLYIKIQVANDPVFRRDGADIHVNKKISFTQAMLGGMVEIPTLNGTTEVKIPKGVQPGHVLVLRGKGLPNLSGYFGDQYVQFQIHFPSVVSERQRALLEEFILEEATKEQNTSIVGNWWELVAENMTGKNVMVGAGILLLIHLILSKAVS; encoded by the exons ATGGGCCGGTTCGGGTGGCTCCGGCACGCCTCCAGGTCACTCGCGCTCCGCTTAGGAGAG GTGGCTGCGCAGAGGAGCACATGGGTTCGGCAGAATGCAC CTTGCAGCTCTACTGGCATGTATATTGGTGATAAGTACAATGGCCGATTCATGCTGTTGTCATTTATATCAAGCAGGAGTTTTCATGCTACAG GTCACTGCTGTTCGATAGATAAAGATTATTACAAAATTCTTGGTGTTCCTAAGGATGCATCGCAGGATGACATCAAGAAGGCTTTTCATTCT CTTGCAAAAAAGTACCATCCGGACACAAATAGAGGCAATGCTGCTACAAAAAGGATGTTTCAGGAAATAAGAGATGCATACGAG ACATTACGGGATCCTTCAAAGAGAGAGCAATATGACATG CTATTCTCTAGAGGGTCAAGGGGGAAGTTTGATGGGTCTTATCACGACACATTCTCAGGATCCAACAATCAGAACCATGACCCTTTCACAGAATTCCACAGACAGAATGATGGCCATTTCTCTAGTAGATTCTATAAAATATTTTCTGAG GTTTTCCAACAAGCGACAAATATGCATGCAAATGATATTAAG GTAGAGTTGAATCTATCTTTCAGTGAAGCTGCCAAAGGGTGCATAAAGCAAGTGTCCTTTAGTGCAAAAAATGTTTGTGATTCGTGTG GTGGGAGAGGTCACTTGGCAAATGCAAAGAAATATGTTTGTCCCTCTTGTAAAGGTTTAGGAAGAGTAAGTACTTGCTGTTACTTTCAAAGTTTTCGTGCAGATATGTATGGTTCATATGTTTTGGGATTATACTGCTGGTTTATGCAGATCACTTCATATCCATTCACAACCACCTGTGGTTTTTGCAGAGGTGCTGGGAAAGTAATTATG GATCACTGCTTGACATGCGAAGGTTCAGGGGTGGTAGATGGTATGAAAAATGTAGAAGTGAAGCTCCCAGCAG GAATTGATTCTGGTGATACAATTCATGTAAGGGACGCTGGAGATAGTGGTGGACTTGGCACCCAGCATGGAAGTCTATACATCAAAATTCAA GTAGCAAATGATCCAGTGTTTAGGCGAGATGGTGCTGATATACATGTCAATAAAAAGATAAGCTTCACACAG GCAATGCTTGGTGGCATGGTTGAAATACCTACTTTAAATGGCACAACAGAAGTGAAG ATACCCAAAGGAGTCCAACCAGGTCATGTTTTAGTTTTAAGGGGAAAAG GGTTGCCAAATCTGTCGGGATACTTTGGGGATCAATATGTACAATTCCAAATTCATTTCCCCTC GGTGGTCTCTGAACGTCAACGTGCGCTGCTGGAAGAATTTATATTAGAGGAAGCTACAAAAGAACAGAATACTTCTATAGTAGGAAACTG GTGGGAGCTAGTCGCAGAAAATATGACGGGGAAAAATGTCATGGTCGGAGCCGGCATCCTCCTACTGATTCACCTGATACTGAGCAAGGCTGTGAGCTAA
- the LOC112890057 gene encoding cyclin-D3-1-like: MTPRFDFAASMLLCSEDSTTVFDLEEESEEISWVLRPPSRHADASSGFLLIDFPLQSESFIDELLEREEGHLPMEGYAQRLLQQPGGLDLVAFRSAAIDWIWKVHEHYKFGPLTVVLSVNYLDRFLSLCDFPLGRAWVTQLLAVAVLSLAAKMEETIVLNPLDLQVVDAEYVFDPTTVHRMEHVVLNTLSWRMQAVTACSFIDYYLHKFSDGDAVSEIILARSIQLILSTSKAAEFMAFRPSEIAASVALVALGKYDSSVLESVVTCCKQLRKERILGCYEVIQEKIGMGDIILKSIGSSAFPEQHRPIGVLDVAACESQKSDGVSVGIALVHDEAPSASKRRRICR, translated from the exons ATGACGCCAAGGTTCGACTTCGCTGCATCCATGCTTCTCTGCTCAGAGGACAGCACCACCGTTTTCGACCTTGAGGAGGAGAGCGAGGAGATTTCGTGGGTTCTTCGGCCGCCGTCGCGCCATGCCGACGCTTCTTCTGGGTTCTTGTTGATTGACTTTCCGCTGCAGTCGGAGAGTTTCATCGATGAGCTCctggagagggaggaggggcacCTGCCCATGGAGGGCTACGCCCAGCGGCTCCTGCAGCAACCTGGCGGGTTGGATTTGGTGGCCTTCAGGAGCGCCGCCATTGACTGGATTTGGAAG GTCCATGAGCATTACAAGTTCGGACCTTTGACGGTTGTCTTGTCTGTGAACTACCTAGATCGGTTCCTCTCTTTGTGCGATTTTCCT CTAGGGAGAGCTTGGGTGACACAACTCTTAGCAGTGGCTGTATTGTCCTTGGCTGCAAAAATGGAGGAAACAATTGTCCTAAATCCTCTAGACTTGCAG GTGGTCGATGCGGAGTATGTATTTGATCCTACGACTGTGCACAGGATGGAGCATGTGGTGCTCAACACCCTGAGTTGGAGGATGCAAGCTGTGACTGCTTGCTCATTTATTGACTACTATCTTCACAAATTCAGTGATGGTGATGCGGTATCCGAAATCATACTTGCTCGCTCAATTCAACTTATCTTGAGCACATCTAAAG CTGCTGAATTCATGGCATTCAGACCGTCAGAGATTGCCGCAAGTGTGGCTCTTGTGGCATTGGGGAAATATGACAGTTCAGTACTTGAGAGTGTGGTGACTTGTTGCAAACAATTAAGAAAG GAGAGGATATTAGGATGCTACGAAGTGATTCAAGAAAAGATTGGTATGGGAGACATTATTCTCAAGTCAATTGGCTCTTCAGCTTTCCCCGAGCAGCATAGGCCCATAGGTGTGCTGGATGTAGCTGCATGCGAAAGCCAAAAAAGTGATGGCGTCAGTGTAGGAATTGCTCTAGTACACGATGAAGCTCCATCAGCAAGCAAAAGGAGAAGGATTTGCAGATGA
- the LOC112891188 gene encoding GEM-like protein 1: MQQPPAEMHPAVDAPASEPAAPQPDAAQAAAAAAAATASASDTVPASDPAPPPPPPVPAPKTVTWSEKLTSDSPTHVHAAAAAESSQYVSRGPAASSSKGAVEAMKETLSRWGKSWGETTKMVESLSRDTWQHFKTGPSLTEAAMGRLAQGTKVLAEGGYEKIFKQTFEFLPDEQLKVCYACYLSTSAGPVMGVLYISTAKIAFCSDNPLSYKAGNKTEWSYYKVVIPLHQLRAANPSVSKINPAEKYIQVVSVEGHEFWFMGFLMYDKAAASLQEAMASARELQP, from the exons ATGCAGCAGCCGCCCGCCGAGATGCACCCCGCCGTCGACGCCCCCGCCTCCGAGCCCGCGGCGCCCCAGCCCGACGCcgcgcaggccgccgccgccgccgccgccgccaccgcgagCGCCAGCGACACCGTCCCCGCGTCCGAtcccgccccgcccccgccgccgcccgtgccggCGCCCAAGACCGTCACGTGGAGCGAGAAGCTCACGTCGGACTCGCCGACGCAcgtgcacgccgccgccgccgcggagtcCAGCCAGTACGTGTCCCGCGGgcccgccgcctcctcgtccAAGG GCGCCGTGGAGGCGATGAAGGAGACGCTGTCGAGGTGGGGGAAGTCGTGGGGGGAGACGACAAAGATGGTCGAGAGCCTCAGCCGAGACACATGGCAGCACT TCAAGACTGGACCTAGTTTAACTGAAGCTGCTATGGGACGCCTAGCTCAAGGAACCAAAGTTCTAGCAGAAGGAGGCTATGAAAAAATATTTAAGCAGACCTTCGAATTTCTTCCAGATGAGCAGCTGAAAGTATGCTATGCATGCTATCTCTCAACATCAGCAGGTCCTGTCATGGGAGTATTGTACATTTCTACAGCTAAGATTGCATTCTGCAGTGACAATCCTCTCTCTTACAAAGCTGGAAACAAAACTGAATGGAGTTACTACAAG GTGGTCATTCCTCTTCACCAGCTAAGAGCAGCTAATCCTTCAGTGAGCAAAATAAATCCTGCTGAGAAGTACATTCAGGTTGTTTCTGTTGAAGGCCACGAGTTCTGGTTCATGGGTTTTCTGATGTACGACAAAGCCGCCGCCAGTCTTCAAGAAGCCATGGCTAGTGCCCGAGAGTTGCAACCGTGA